From Blastochloris viridis, one genomic window encodes:
- the rfaE1 gene encoding D-glycero-beta-D-manno-heptose-7-phosphate kinase, producing MDASFVEKWQGLRVVVVGDVMLDRFIYGQVERISPEAPIPILHFQSEKAMLGGAANVARNVVALGGRAVLIGALGQDDGGDLIANKLTVQEGIDGSFVRIAGHPTTLKTRYVSGIHQIMRLDVERRLALDIATADDICARFAAVVGDADAVVLSDYDKGVLSREVIRRIVGLARSRGVPIVVDPKVRDIDRYAGATVLTPNAAEAAMITGLDCRQDDSAGIAARRLCELAAVETVVVTRGAQGMTIWDPANRPAGPTTIATAASEVFDVSGAGDTVVAALALALANGASVTDSASIANVAAGIAVGKRGTAVVRARELAKALKGISGSDLKIVSNTEAAVTVADWKAHGLRVGFTNGCFDLIHPGHIELLWRARAACDRLVVALNTDASVRRLKGSSRPVQREWARSVVMAAINHVDLVTLFDEDTPLELIQSLKPDCLIKGADYTIDNVVGADFVRTYGGQVLLVPLEDGHSTTSIISRANVGAAA from the coding sequence ATGGACGCATCGTTCGTTGAGAAATGGCAGGGGCTGCGCGTCGTCGTTGTGGGCGATGTCATGCTCGACCGGTTCATCTACGGTCAGGTCGAACGGATTTCGCCCGAGGCGCCGATCCCGATCCTCCATTTCCAGTCCGAGAAGGCGATGCTCGGCGGCGCCGCCAACGTCGCGCGCAATGTCGTCGCGCTGGGCGGCCGCGCGGTGCTGATCGGCGCACTCGGCCAGGACGACGGCGGCGACCTGATCGCCAACAAGCTCACGGTGCAGGAGGGCATCGACGGCAGCTTCGTGCGCATCGCCGGCCACCCCACCACGCTCAAGACCCGCTACGTCTCCGGCATCCACCAGATCATGCGGCTCGACGTCGAGCGCCGGCTGGCGCTCGATATCGCGACGGCCGACGACATCTGCGCCCGGTTCGCCGCCGTGGTCGGCGATGCCGACGCGGTGGTGCTGTCCGACTACGACAAGGGCGTGCTGTCGCGCGAGGTGATCCGCCGCATCGTCGGCCTGGCGCGCAGCCGGGGCGTTCCGATCGTGGTCGACCCCAAGGTGCGCGACATCGACCGCTATGCCGGCGCCACGGTGCTGACGCCGAACGCCGCCGAGGCCGCCATGATCACCGGACTCGACTGCCGACAGGACGACAGTGCCGGCATTGCCGCCCGGCGGCTGTGCGAACTGGCCGCGGTCGAGACCGTGGTCGTCACCCGCGGCGCCCAGGGCATGACGATCTGGGACCCCGCCAACCGGCCGGCCGGGCCGACCACCATCGCCACCGCCGCCTCGGAGGTGTTCGACGTGTCCGGCGCCGGCGATACCGTGGTCGCCGCGCTGGCACTGGCGCTCGCCAACGGCGCCTCGGTGACCGACAGCGCTAGCATCGCCAATGTCGCGGCCGGCATCGCCGTCGGCAAGCGCGGCACCGCGGTGGTGCGCGCACGCGAGTTGGCCAAGGCGCTCAAGGGCATCAGCGGCAGCGATCTGAAGATCGTGTCGAACACGGAGGCCGCCGTCACCGTCGCCGACTGGAAGGCGCACGGCCTGCGGGTCGGCTTCACCAATGGCTGCTTCGACCTGATCCACCCCGGCCACATCGAGTTGCTGTGGCGCGCCCGCGCGGCTTGCGACCGGCTGGTGGTCGCGCTCAACACCGACGCCTCGGTGCGCCGCCTCAAGGGCAGCAGCCGCCCGGTCCAGCGCGAGTGGGCGCGCTCGGTGGTGATGGCCGCGATCAACCACGTCGACCTCGTCACGCTGTTCGACGAGGACACCCCGCTGGAGCTGATCCAGAGCCTGAAGCCGGACTGCCTGATCAAAGGCGCCGACTACACCATCGACAATGTGGTGGGCGCCGATTTCGTCCGCACCTACGGCGGCCAGGTGCTGCTGGTGCCGCTGGAGGATGGCCACAGCACCACCTCGATCATCAGCCGCGCCAACGTCGGGGCGGCGGCATGA
- a CDS encoding D-glycero-alpha-D-manno-heptose-1,7-bisphosphate 7-phosphatase → MTAPAQPRLALLDRDGTIIIDRGYLADPSGIAFAPGALAGLRLLRDAGFTLALVTNQSGIARGYFDEATLAAIHRRLEALLAAEGLHLGAVYHCPHGPDDGCACRKPAPGLLTAAMRDLGFAPDEAVMIGDSCGDMAAAAAAGIEGIRIGPGAAPDFLDAAQRAIGHFARRRAA, encoded by the coding sequence ATGACCGCGCCAGCCCAACCGCGCCTCGCGCTGCTCGACCGCGACGGCACCATCATCATCGACCGCGGCTACCTCGCCGACCCTTCCGGCATCGCGTTCGCCCCCGGAGCGCTGGCCGGCCTCCGCCTTTTGCGCGACGCCGGCTTCACGCTGGCGCTGGTCACCAACCAATCCGGCATCGCCCGCGGCTATTTCGACGAGGCGACGCTGGCGGCGATCCACCGCCGCCTCGAAGCCCTGCTGGCGGCCGAGGGACTGCACCTCGGCGCGGTCTACCACTGCCCGCACGGCCCGGACGATGGCTGCGCCTGCCGAAAGCCGGCGCCGGGCCTACTGACCGCAGCGATGCGCGACCTCGGCTTTGCGCCGGACGAGGCAGTGATGATCGGCGACAGCTGCGGCGACATGGCTGCGGCGGCTGCCGCCGGCATCGAGGGCATCCGCATCGGGCCGGGGGCCGCGCCTGATTTCCTCGACGCCGCGCAGCGCGCCATCGGCCACTTCGCGCGCCGGCGGGCGGCCTGA
- a CDS encoding AGE family epimerase/isomerase — MALTQPVRNDRPADPALAAATRQAGRWLREAALPLWASRGFDPHRDAFEEQLHFTGEPVAGVPRRTMVQARQIAVFAAAALSGRFPGANLALRAAQRWVRAHLASDGRPGWVFSVDRDGGVVDGRRDLYAHAFALFALALVMRLQRDRAFDDALAATLDIVDGAFADPAASGYWDCLPRQDRLRRQNPHMHLFEAFLALWQTTQRDDMLARCRRLQQLALRRFLDPDRGALREQFDDRWTVHPAPGQGAVEPGHLFEWAWLLRRYEHASGEDQTAPVTAMLDFAIRAGLDAGRGRIVDEIGESGELRARSSRSWPHTEALKALAAEAGRGNLFHRQLIAPIGHRLMTVHCRPDLKGGWIDHVDADDRPISTIMPASTLYHLYFGISALEELP; from the coding sequence ATGGCCTTGACGCAACCGGTCCGCAACGACCGCCCTGCCGATCCCGCCCTCGCCGCGGCAACGCGGCAGGCGGGCCGCTGGCTGCGCGAAGCGGCGCTGCCGCTGTGGGCCAGCCGCGGCTTCGACCCCCACCGCGACGCATTCGAAGAACAGCTTCATTTCACCGGCGAGCCAGTTGCGGGCGTGCCGCGGCGGACCATGGTGCAGGCCCGCCAGATCGCGGTGTTCGCCGCCGCCGCGCTGTCCGGCCGCTTTCCTGGCGCCAACCTCGCACTGCGGGCGGCGCAGCGCTGGGTGCGCGCCCATCTCGCCAGCGACGGCCGGCCGGGGTGGGTGTTCTCGGTCGACCGCGACGGCGGCGTGGTCGACGGCCGCCGCGACCTCTACGCCCATGCCTTCGCCCTGTTCGCGCTGGCATTGGTGATGCGGCTCCAGCGCGACCGCGCGTTCGACGACGCGCTGGCGGCCACGCTCGACATCGTCGACGGCGCCTTCGCCGATCCTGCCGCCAGCGGCTACTGGGACTGCCTGCCGCGGCAGGACCGGCTGCGCCGCCAGAACCCGCACATGCACCTGTTCGAGGCGTTCCTGGCGTTGTGGCAGACCACGCAGCGCGACGACATGCTGGCACGCTGCCGCCGCCTGCAGCAGCTGGCGCTGCGGCGCTTCCTCGACCCCGACCGCGGCGCGCTGCGCGAGCAGTTCGACGATCGCTGGACGGTGCACCCCGCCCCCGGCCAGGGCGCCGTCGAGCCGGGCCACCTGTTTGAGTGGGCGTGGCTGCTGCGCCGCTACGAGCACGCCAGCGGTGAGGACCAGACCGCGCCGGTGACGGCGATGCTCGACTTCGCGATCCGGGCCGGGCTCGACGCCGGCCGCGGCCGCATCGTCGACGAGATCGGCGAGAGCGGCGAACTCCGCGCCCGCTCCAGCCGCTCGTGGCCGCACACCGAGGCGCTCAAGGCGCTGGCCGCCGAGGCAGGCCGCGGCAACCTGTTCCACCGCCAGTTGATCGCTCCGATCGGCCATCGGCTGATGACGGTCCATTGCCGGCCGGATCTCAAAGGCGGCTGGATCGACCACGTCGACGCCGACGACCGGCCGATCAGCACGATCATGCCGGCCAGCACGCTCTACCACCTCTATTTCGGCATT